The Geomonas agri genome contains the following window.
GTAGATGGTGGCCATGTTGGTGCCCGCCTCTCTGGCGGCCGCCTCCACATTGCCCTGGTTTTTGCGCAAAAGGCCCCTGAGGTACTCGGTCTCGAAACGCATCAGCGCCTTGGAGTATTCCCCCTCCTCGGAGAGCGCCTCGCCCGCCGTGTCGGTGGGGACCACCTCGATGAACTGGGACAATACCGGCAGGGTGATGTAGTCGCTGCTCTCCATGGCGATGCAGGCCTCGATCACGTTCTTGAGTTGCCTGATGTTGCCGGGCCAGGCGAAGTCAACCGCGGCTTCCATGGCGTCGTGGGTGAGTCCCTTGATGTGGGTGCCGAACTTGGTGTTTTGCAGCGAGATGAAGTGTGCCGCCAACAGGGCGATGTCGTCCCTTCTTTCCCGCAGCGGGGGGAGGTGGATGTTGACCACGTTCAGGCGGTAATAAAGGTCTTCGCGGAACTCCCCCGCTTTCACCCCCTGTTTCATGTCGGCGTTGGTGGCCGAGAGGATGCGGACATCGACCTTGGTGGGGGTGGGGTCGCCGAGTCGGTTGAACTCCTGCTCCTGGAGAAAGCGCAACAGGGTCTTTTGTACGGTCATGGGGAGGTTGCCCACTTCGTCCAAAAAGAGCGTCCCGCCGTCGGCGGTCTCCAAGAGGCCGCGCCGGTTCTCGGTGGCGCCGGTGAAGGCCCCCTTCTTGTAGCCGAACAGTTCGCTCTCGAGGAGAGAGGCGGGGAGGGCGCCACAGTTGATGGCGACGAACTTCTTCTCCTTCCTGGGTGAATTGTAGTGCACCGCTTGGGCGATCAGTTCTTTGCCGGTGCCGGACTCGCCGGTTATGAGCACCGACGTGTCGCGCACGGCGAGTTTCTCCACGCGCTCCAGCACCTCCTTCAGCGCCCTCGATGCGCCGATGATGTTGCCGAAGTTGAAGCGCCCGACCAACTCCTCGCGCAGTTCGCGGTTCTCCTCCATGAGGCGGGTGTGCTGCAGCGCGTTCTTGACCCGGTACAGAAGCTCCTCAGGCTCGAACGGCTTGGTAAGCATGTCGTAGGCCCCCTTCCTCAGGGCCTGGATGGACATCTCCACGGTGGCGTAGGCCGTCACCATGATCACCGGTATGGCGGGGTCTTTCTGCTTCACCTTCTGCAGCAGCTCCAGCCCGTCCATGCCCGGCATCTTGATGTCGGTAACCAGGAGGTCCCACTGGCCGGCCTGGAAGCTCTCGGCCGCCTCGAAGCTCCTGGTGAACGCGGACACCGCGTACCCGTTATCGGAGAGGACCGCCTCCATCATCCGGCACAGTCCCTCCTCGTTGTCTACCAACATCACCCGTTTCTTGGTCATGGACCTACTCCGTCAGCCGCGCTCGGCGGGCAGTTTTAGCAGTATTCGTCCCTTTGCAGGGGGAGGCGCACCTCGACGGTGGTTCCCACGCCGATTTCGCTCTCGATGCCGATCTTGCCGTGATGCTGTTCCACGATCTGCCTGGTGATGGCAAGCCCGAGCCCGGTCCCCTTCACCTTGGTGGTGAAGAAGGGCTCGAAGATCTTCTCCATGTGCTCCGGCGAGATGCCGGCGCCGTTGTCGCGGAACTTGAGACTCACCCACTCCTCGCCCCCCGCCTCGGTGCTCACCACCAGTTCGCCCCCCTTCTGCATAGCCGCGCCCGCGTTGAGGATCAGGTTGATGGCCACCTGGCGCAACTGGTCGCCGTCCACCATGATCGGCGGCAGGGAGCGGTCGAAGCTCTTCTTCACGGTGACGTGGTGCATGTCGGTGTGGTTGGCGGCGAAGTCGACGATCTGTTCCAGGAGGTCGTTGATG
Protein-coding sequences here:
- a CDS encoding sigma-54-dependent transcriptional regulator; translated protein: MTKKRVMLVDNEEGLCRMMEAVLSDNGYAVSAFTRSFEAAESFQAGQWDLLVTDIKMPGMDGLELLQKVKQKDPAIPVIMVTAYATVEMSIQALRKGAYDMLTKPFEPEELLYRVKNALQHTRLMEENRELREELVGRFNFGNIIGASRALKEVLERVEKLAVRDTSVLITGESGTGKELIAQAVHYNSPRKEKKFVAINCGALPASLLESELFGYKKGAFTGATENRRGLLETADGGTLFLDEVGNLPMTVQKTLLRFLQEQEFNRLGDPTPTKVDVRILSATNADMKQGVKAGEFREDLYYRLNVVNIHLPPLRERRDDIALLAAHFISLQNTKFGTHIKGLTHDAMEAAVDFAWPGNIRQLKNVIEACIAMESSDYITLPVLSQFIEVVPTDTAGEALSEEGEYSKALMRFETEYLRGLLRKNQGNVEAAAREAGTNMATIYRKIKKYGIRKDEYNS